One Alphaproteobacteria bacterium DNA window includes the following coding sequences:
- the pilP gene encoding type IV pilus biogenesis protein PilP produces the protein MRNYALITVALSALLLGLSFAGQAVAQDALADTLPAPASSTTPPAAAPTPAPASSALPSASTTTSATAPVFTPTTGATTTSTTTTTTTGTTPTSSAIVPVPSSSTTLPITGAAAAAAGGGLNMSPQTPSAVTDAMARLQKVDQINLDDMVRAQDAINRLDLLLEIEKRQTELKKVRDERNKPSVASATAAAAGLLGSAIPAAALNLPKIPVADTPAVTPSFTPKASSSSSSSSSSTSSKSSSGPSEKLSIRRISGTDGRYFAVINLEDNSTQTVHAGDKLPDGSLVKSITLTSVSLIKDKKSKNLTIPTDSYIVRESTGASLQ, from the coding sequence ATGAGAAACTACGCCCTGATCACTGTAGCCCTTAGCGCTTTGCTACTCGGCTTATCATTCGCCGGACAAGCGGTCGCGCAAGATGCGCTCGCTGATACGTTGCCTGCGCCTGCTTCTTCAACCACACCGCCAGCTGCTGCGCCAACACCTGCACCAGCAAGTAGCGCATTACCAAGTGCATCGACCACAACATCAGCAACTGCCCCTGTATTCACGCCAACCACAGGCGCAACGACCACCAGCACCACCACAACGACAACCACTGGCACGACGCCTACATCATCGGCAATTGTTCCAGTGCCATCATCCAGTACCACACTTCCGATTACCGGCGCTGCGGCAGCAGCGGCGGGCGGTGGTTTGAATATGTCGCCGCAAACACCCTCGGCTGTAACGGATGCGATGGCGCGTTTGCAAAAAGTTGATCAAATCAATCTCGATGACATGGTTCGTGCTCAAGATGCGATCAACCGCCTTGACCTCTTATTGGAAATTGAAAAACGTCAAACCGAATTAAAGAAAGTTCGTGATGAACGCAACAAACCATCCGTTGCTTCCGCGACGGCCGCTGCGGCTGGCTTGCTTGGTTCAGCTATTCCTGCGGCTGCGCTGAATTTGCCAAAAATTCCTGTAGCAGATACACCTGCGGTTACTCCAAGCTTTACACCAAAAGCATCGTCATCATCTTCGTCATCGTCATCATCTACTTCTTCCAAGAGCAGCAGCGGCCCTTCGGAAAAACTGTCGATTAGACGTATTTCCGGAACTGATGGTCGTTACTTCGCCGTTATTAATTTAGAGGATAATTCGACCCAGACCGTGCATGCGGGCGATAAATTACCTGACGGAAGCTTGGTAAAATCAATTACTTTGACCAGTGTGTCCTTAATTAAGGACAAAAAAAGTAAAAATTTAACCATTCCGACGGATTCTTATATCGTTAGGGAATCTACCGGTGCTTCATTACAATAA
- a CDS encoding ATPase, T2SS/T4P/T4SS family, with protein MSDSVFSRFKDLVGGTSPKDGPADASHAGGQQPLPEQVARTRKPPEPNGSAPNPPQRERPTQSGERASALPKAASSNNAEERPPMGQQATVKKPSEERRPRGPMAAAIQPQGGDKKAPPPEEGETTHSEEDAPIVFEGNLLTAVGSNIKIPQESRNLCALFDTGLWLVSASHRNSPLVTSVAATARRMGFHVGPARLVTPDVIKAAYNYFERQVSTLRLDENSVRRQIVRTLASGAESGANDIHIEASGGRTKVEFRIDGTLRLWETWTQKEGEQFLSAVYSHSSGQSGATANWLEPQAAMLTNGSGPDTIALPDGVLAVRCQWVPLADGGRYLNMRLQYDSSRIFGENFIQSDVDSLGFNQEQTEMVRFLRRVPGGMRIFSGPVNQGKTTTLRVVLNRHMAETNMEQKCYMIEDPPEGGVIGASQIGVSATVKDEQRDKSFMEIMRCILRLDPNIVMLGETRDLQTAKFIFRLALTGRQVYTTIHVYAAIAIPQRLRDLGAEPYLVYDHHLLVGLICQRLLRGLCPHCRIPANAMMNDTAHETILRRVRAGLAIMKASRHLVREDADPFDYIEEPDMRGVYFVNPQGCRHCFQGRQGRSIVAEVIATDARLMALLSENKLEEAAKYWLSPFGLNGISMLWHGLEKIRDGVVSPYDSEQEVGPCATDREIRMVEERLGKKDKWMT; from the coding sequence ATGTCTGATTCAGTATTTTCGCGGTTCAAGGATCTTGTTGGGGGTACTAGTCCAAAAGACGGCCCAGCAGATGCCTCACATGCTGGTGGGCAACAACCGTTGCCTGAGCAGGTAGCGCGTACGCGTAAACCGCCCGAACCAAACGGTTCCGCCCCTAATCCTCCACAACGTGAGCGACCTACACAATCTGGGGAACGTGCTTCCGCACTGCCAAAAGCTGCTTCATCAAATAATGCGGAAGAAAGACCGCCCATGGGGCAGCAAGCAACGGTAAAAAAGCCGAGTGAAGAACGAAGGCCGCGCGGACCCATGGCGGCCGCTATTCAACCGCAGGGCGGGGATAAAAAAGCGCCGCCACCTGAAGAAGGTGAAACAACGCATAGCGAAGAAGACGCGCCAATTGTATTCGAGGGCAACTTACTTACCGCAGTTGGCAGCAATATTAAAATTCCGCAAGAATCCAGAAATCTTTGCGCGCTGTTTGATACCGGCCTGTGGCTTGTTAGCGCAAGCCACAGAAACTCACCGCTTGTAACATCGGTTGCGGCAACCGCGCGGCGTATGGGTTTTCATGTGGGGCCTGCGCGACTTGTAACACCTGACGTTATTAAGGCTGCGTATAATTATTTTGAGCGGCAGGTTTCAACGCTGCGGCTTGATGAAAACTCGGTTCGCCGTCAGATTGTACGCACACTTGCATCTGGCGCGGAAAGCGGTGCAAACGATATTCATATCGAAGCCAGCGGTGGGCGTACCAAGGTTGAATTCCGTATTGATGGTACGCTGCGTCTGTGGGAAACATGGACTCAAAAAGAAGGCGAACAATTCCTTTCTGCCGTTTATTCGCACTCATCGGGCCAATCGGGCGCGACTGCCAACTGGCTAGAGCCACAAGCGGCGATGCTAACGAACGGTTCAGGGCCTGATACCATCGCGCTGCCGGATGGCGTGCTTGCAGTTCGTTGCCAGTGGGTGCCATTGGCGGATGGTGGCCGCTATTTGAATATGCGTTTGCAATATGACTCATCGCGTATTTTCGGTGAAAACTTTATTCAATCGGATGTTGATAGTCTTGGATTTAATCAGGAACAAACGGAAATGGTCCGCTTTTTGCGGCGGGTTCCTGGCGGCATGCGTATTTTCTCTGGTCCGGTGAACCAGGGTAAAACAACAACTTTGCGTGTTGTGCTCAACCGCCATATGGCTGAAACCAACATGGAGCAGAAATGCTACATGATTGAAGATCCTCCCGAAGGCGGCGTTATCGGTGCATCACAAATTGGTGTGTCGGCGACCGTAAAAGACGAACAGCGTGATAAAAGTTTCATGGAAATCATGCGCTGCATTTTGCGTCTTGATCCCAACATCGTGATGCTTGGCGAAACGCGTGACTTGCAAACCGCCAAATTCATTTTCCGTCTGGCACTGACAGGTCGTCAGGTTTACACGACCATCCACGTTTACGCCGCTATTGCTATTCCCCAACGTCTGCGCGATTTGGGGGCAGAGCCGTATCTGGTATATGACCATCACTTGCTGGTAGGGCTTATCTGTCAACGCTTGCTTCGTGGCCTTTGTCCGCATTGCCGTATTCCGGCCAACGCCATGATGAATGATACGGCGCATGAAACCATATTGCGCCGGGTGCGTGCAGGCCTAGCCATCATGAAGGCGTCGCGTCACCTTGTACGCGAAGATGCCGATCCGTTTGACTATATTGAAGAACCCGATATGCGCGGCGTTTACTTTGTAAACCCGCAAGGTTGCCGTCATTGCTTCCAAGGTCGTCAGGGCCGTAGTATTGTGGCAGAGGTTATAGCGACGGATGCGCGTTTGATGGCGTTGTTATCAGAAAACAAACTTGAAGAAGCAGCCAAATACTGGTTATCGCCATTTGGCCTGAATGGTATTTCGATGTTATGGCATGGCCTTGAAAAAATCCGTGATGGCGTTGTATCACCGTATGACTCGGAGCAGGAAGTCGGGCCTTGCGCAACGGATCGTGAAATACGAATGGTAGAAGAACGGCTAGGAAAAAAAGATAAATGGATGACCTAA
- a CDS encoding type II secretion system F family protein, whose amino-acid sequence MDDLRRKFNMWMLRNNRKLRFRIYRKLQGMLAMNEALSRALERLWYNSSDMGRHPERPSAMALQEWLKRDRAGETLSEAMNDWIPSAELYMIRAGEESGQVSNAMLAIMHVGDSAQRMRSAIIQAVSYPLFMMVLLAGVFWLFGVNLIENMRKAAPKKVLDAMSGIADVSDFVMQNGIIMVIIIVGTIFFIAGSMPYWKGKLRVKFDKYPPWAWYRVWQGSSFLLGLSALLKAQVPLKRAVEILEEEATPWLRERLHSAREEILRGRNMGEALRAGGFDFPDPQVALDLEILSERSDVGAVIDVVTKEWIEEQIEVLTIQAGLVRTGGLVCVGGVIAWAMMSILRITTILSDMQNSGSTAF is encoded by the coding sequence ATGGATGACCTAAGACGTAAATTTAATATGTGGATGCTGCGCAATAATCGTAAATTGCGTTTCCGCATTTATCGTAAGCTGCAAGGTATGCTTGCGATGAACGAAGCGCTATCCCGCGCACTTGAACGTCTTTGGTATAACTCGTCCGACATGGGTCGCCATCCGGAACGCCCATCGGCAATGGCATTACAGGAATGGCTAAAGCGCGATAGGGCAGGGGAAACGCTTTCCGAAGCGATGAATGACTGGATCCCTTCGGCTGAACTTTACATGATCCGCGCGGGTGAAGAATCTGGGCAGGTATCCAACGCCATGCTCGCGATTATGCATGTGGGCGATAGCGCGCAGCGTATGCGCAGTGCGATTATCCAAGCCGTTTCATACCCATTGTTCATGATGGTCTTGCTGGCCGGTGTGTTCTGGCTGTTTGGCGTGAACTTGATTGAAAACATGCGCAAAGCTGCGCCCAAAAAAGTGCTCGATGCGATGAGTGGGATTGCCGATGTGTCCGACTTTGTGATGCAGAACGGTATCATCATGGTAATTATAATTGTCGGCACGATATTCTTTATCGCAGGCAGCATGCCGTATTGGAAAGGCAAGTTGCGCGTCAAGTTTGATAAATATCCGCCATGGGCATGGTACCGCGTGTGGCAGGGCAGTTCCTTCCTTTTGGGTCTTTCTGCGCTCCTTAAAGCGCAAGTACCATTAAAGCGCGCTGTAGAAATTCTGGAAGAAGAAGCAACACCGTGGCTGCGTGAACGCTTGCACTCCGCACGTGAGGAAATTTTACGTGGCCGAAACATGGGTGAAGCCTTGCGTGCAGGCGGTTTTGATTTCCCCGACCCACAAGTGGCGCTGGATTTGGAAATTCTGTCTGAACGATCCGACGTGGGTGCAGTTATTGACGTTGTGACCAAGGAATGGATTGAAGAACAGATTGAAGTACTTACCATTCAGGCAGGACTCGTCCGCACCGGCGGCTTGGTTTGTGTGGGCGGGGTTATCGCTTGGGCGATGATGTCCATTTTGCGAATCACCACCATCCTCAGCGATATGCAAAATTCAGGCAGTACAGCCTTTTAA